A region from the Populus trichocarpa isolate Nisqually-1 chromosome 18, P.trichocarpa_v4.1, whole genome shotgun sequence genome encodes:
- the LOC7458727 gene encoding uncharacterized protein LOC7458727, producing MYVTRPLSMYKRNPSALSSAPPEGSNSGILIIQDEEVDLTCCFCCSKIDFVKDLPFPQNKNLTVSYTTTTGNNGQSNNGQTTTNSSNQVIFIPVLNQPLSSNRYYVIERQGKHKGEAHTNAKEEDETTCCFGFCRHNPDKEPQSFDPKDVYEQFEISKSNRFGYVSKSVAPDGIPPIFLRRKGWTVSTSTARDFELKEAAGLDRNLRARLPDFHLPLSQRSSAPVAVGNWYCPFMFIKEGKLKDQMSISRYYEMTLEQRWEQIFASEYNSSEGNSVVVDAVVQRETVAVAGREAAPDKRNAVDGVMWFRSSGDVGGEASVGLSLEIVGGMKWEQERAGWLGGGGSDVTVKRVEEFGGVGGWKKFGCYVLVERFVLRRMDGSLVLTYDFKHTHQVRSKWE from the exons AATACAAGATGAAGAAGTTGATCTTACTTGTTGTTTTTGCTGCTCCAAGATCGATTTTGTCAAAGACCTGCCTTTCCCGCAGAACAAGAATCTAACAGTTAGCTACACCACAACCACAGGTAATAATGGACAGAGTAATAATGGGCAGACGACTACTAACAGTAGTAACCAAGTTATCTTCATCCCTGTGCTTAATCAGCCACTGTCTTCCAACCGATACTACGTGATCGAGCGTCAAGGGAAGCATAAAGG GGAAGCACACACAAATGCTAAAGAGGAAGACGAAACAACGTGCTGTTTTGGCTTCTGTAGACATAATCCGGATAAGGAACCGCAGTCTTTCGACCCCAAGGACGTGTACGAGCAATTTGAGATTAGCAAGAGTAACAGGTTTGGTTACGTTTCAAAATCGGTGGCTCCAGATGGCATCCCTCCAATTTTCTTAAGGAGAAAAGGCTGGACAGTGTCAACCTCAACTGCACGtgattttgaattgaaggaAGCAGCAGGCCTTGACAGAAATCTCCGAGCCCGCCTTCCAGATTTCCACTTGCCATTATCACAAAGAAGTTCTGCACCTGTTGCTGTAGGAAACTGGTATTGTCCTTTCATGTTTATCAAAGAAGGAAAACTGAAGGACCAGATGAGTATTTCAAGGTACTATGAAATGACACTGGAACAAAGATGGGAACAAATTTTCGCAAGTGAATATAATTCTAGTGAAGGCAACTCTGTCGTTGTGGATGCTGTTGTTCAAAGAGAAACGGTTGCTGTTGCAGGTAGAGAAGCTGCACCTGACAAAAGGAATGCAGTTGATGGGGTGATGTGGTTTAGGAGCTCCGGCGATGTTGGAGGAGAAGCAAGTGTGGGGTTGAGTTTAGAAATTGTGGGGGGGATGAAGTGGGAGCAAGAAAGAGCTGGATGGCTTGGCGGCGGCGGGAGTGATGTTACGGTGAAGAGAGTGGAGGAGTTCGGAGGGGTTGGTGGCTGGAAGAAATTTGGATGTTACGTGCTGGTTGAGAGGTTTGTGTTGAGGAGAATGGATGGAAGCTTGGTGCTAACTTATGACTTCAAGCACACTCATCAAGTTAGGAGCAAATGGGAATGA